One segment of Curtobacterium sp. MR_MD2014 DNA contains the following:
- a CDS encoding class I fructose-bisphosphate aldolase, which produces MPEVSPADFARLRDLRAGSPEHVAEVLRTRIRRPLLAEDGRLLIVAADHPARGALAVRDDASAMADRYDLLERLVVALGRPGVDGVLGTPDVLEDLALLGALDGKVVVGSMNRGGLRGASFELDDRYTAYSAQAITDAGLDVAKLLVRIALDDPGTASTLEATARAVTEAAALQLPIMLEPFMSSWRDGRVVNDLSADAVITSMAIAAGLGESSAYSWLKVPVVDDMARVMAATTLPTLLLGGDPSGSPDETYAAWDDALALPGVRGLVVGRTLLYPQDGDVAAAVDVAAALVHSREARGDRSTPARRRADSPAPSAALDPSVPEGSTA; this is translated from the coding sequence GTGCCTGAGGTCAGCCCGGCCGACTTCGCCCGGTTGCGCGACCTGCGCGCCGGGTCACCGGAACACGTCGCGGAGGTCCTGCGGACCCGGATCCGCCGTCCGCTGCTCGCCGAGGACGGCAGGCTCCTCATCGTCGCCGCGGACCACCCCGCGCGCGGTGCGCTCGCGGTCCGCGACGACGCCTCGGCGATGGCCGACCGGTACGACCTGCTCGAACGGCTCGTCGTGGCCCTCGGCCGCCCGGGCGTCGACGGGGTCCTCGGCACGCCGGACGTCCTCGAGGACCTGGCGCTCCTCGGGGCGCTCGACGGCAAGGTCGTCGTCGGCTCGATGAACCGCGGCGGCCTGCGCGGAGCATCGTTCGAGCTCGACGACCGCTACACCGCGTACTCGGCGCAGGCGATCACGGACGCCGGGCTCGACGTCGCGAAGCTGCTCGTCCGGATCGCGCTCGACGATCCCGGCACCGCCTCGACGCTCGAGGCGACGGCGCGGGCGGTGACCGAGGCCGCGGCCCTGCAGCTTCCGATCATGCTCGAGCCGTTCATGTCCTCGTGGCGGGACGGCAGGGTCGTCAACGACCTGAGCGCCGACGCCGTCATCACGTCGATGGCGATCGCCGCCGGCCTGGGCGAGTCGAGCGCCTACAGCTGGCTCAAGGTCCCGGTCGTCGACGACATGGCACGCGTGATGGCTGCGACCACCCTGCCGACGCTGCTGCTCGGCGGCGACCCGTCGGGCAGTCCGGACGAGACGTACGCCGCCTGGGACGACGCGCTCGCCCTGCCGGGCGTCCGCGGGCTCGTCGTCGGTCGCACCCTGCTCTACCCGCAGGACGGCGACGTCGCCGCCGCCGTCGACGTCGCCGCCGCCCTCGTCCACAGCCGGGAGGCACGGGGCGATCGCTCCACACCGGCTCGCCGTCGCGCCGACTCGCCTGCCCCGTCCGCCGCCCTGGACCCGTCCGTCCCGGAAGGAAGCACCGCATGA
- a CDS encoding CoA-acylating methylmalonate-semialdehyde dehydrogenase, with protein MTTSTETSAGSTTVGHWIDGEHVASASGRTAPVHDPALGVVTKRVALADEAEVQRAIASAKAAFPAWSDLSLAKRQQIMFAFREVLNRDKAELAEIITSEHGKVIDDALGEIARGQEVVELATNIPSLMKGEFSDQVSTGIDVYSIRQPLGVVGIISPFNFPAMVPLWFLPIAIAAGNTVVLKPSEKDPSAAMWLARKFREAGLPDGVFTVLNGDKAAVDGLLTSPDVESISFVGSTPIARYVSETGTKHGKRVQALGGAKNHMLVLPDADLDLVADNAVNAGFGSAGERCMAISVVVAVEPVADELIAKISERAATLRVGDGRRGCDMGPLVTEQHRDRVASYIEVAEQDGAEVVVDGRTVRPDGDENGFWLGPTLIDRVPTSSRVYTEEIFGPVLSVVRVQSYDEGLELINSGAFGNGTAIFTNDGGAARRFQRDVQVGMIGINVPIPVPVAYYSFGGWKNSLFGDHKAYGADGVAFFTRQKAITSRWLDPAVHGGVDLGFPSNG; from the coding sequence ATGACCACCAGCACCGAGACCAGCGCCGGCAGCACGACGGTCGGGCACTGGATCGACGGCGAGCACGTCGCCTCGGCCTCCGGTCGGACCGCCCCGGTCCACGACCCGGCGCTCGGCGTCGTGACGAAGCGGGTCGCCCTGGCCGACGAGGCCGAGGTCCAGCGGGCGATCGCGAGTGCCAAGGCGGCGTTCCCGGCGTGGTCGGACCTGTCGCTCGCGAAGCGCCAGCAGATCATGTTCGCGTTCCGTGAGGTCCTCAACCGGGACAAGGCCGAGCTCGCCGAGATCATCACGAGCGAGCACGGCAAGGTCATCGACGACGCCCTGGGGGAGATCGCCCGCGGGCAGGAGGTGGTCGAGCTGGCGACGAACATCCCGTCGCTGATGAAGGGCGAGTTCTCGGACCAGGTGTCGACCGGCATCGACGTGTACTCGATCCGTCAACCGCTCGGCGTCGTGGGCATCATCTCGCCCTTCAACTTCCCGGCGATGGTGCCGCTCTGGTTCCTGCCGATCGCGATCGCCGCCGGCAACACCGTCGTGCTCAAGCCCAGCGAGAAGGACCCGTCCGCCGCGATGTGGCTCGCGCGGAAGTTCCGGGAGGCCGGTCTGCCCGACGGCGTGTTCACGGTGCTCAACGGCGACAAGGCAGCGGTCGACGGGCTCCTCACCAGCCCCGACGTCGAGTCGATCTCGTTCGTCGGGTCCACGCCGATCGCCCGGTACGTGTCCGAGACGGGCACGAAGCACGGCAAGCGCGTCCAGGCGCTCGGCGGGGCGAAGAACCACATGCTGGTGCTGCCGGACGCGGACCTCGACCTCGTCGCGGACAACGCGGTCAACGCGGGCTTCGGCTCGGCCGGTGAGCGCTGCATGGCGATCTCGGTGGTGGTGGCGGTCGAGCCGGTCGCCGACGAGCTGATCGCGAAGATCAGCGAGCGCGCGGCGACGCTGCGCGTCGGCGACGGACGTCGGGGCTGCGACATGGGCCCGCTCGTCACCGAGCAGCACCGCGACAGGGTCGCTTCGTACATCGAGGTCGCCGAGCAGGACGGAGCCGAGGTCGTGGTGGACGGCCGCACCGTGCGACCCGACGGCGACGAGAACGGCTTCTGGCTCGGCCCGACGCTGATCGACCGGGTGCCGACGTCGAGTCGCGTCTACACCGAGGAGATCTTCGGTCCGGTGCTCTCGGTCGTCCGGGTGCAGTCCTACGACGAGGGGCTCGAGCTGATCAACTCCGGCGCCTTCGGCAACGGCACCGCGATCTTCACGAACGACGGCGGAGCCGCTCGACGATTCCAGCGCGACGTGCAGGTCGGCATGATCGGCATCAACGTGCCGATCCCGGTGCCGGTGGCCTACTACTCGTTCGGCGGCTGGAAGAACTCGCTGTTCGGCGACCACAAGGCGTACGGCGCCGACGGGGTGGCCTTCTTCACCAGGCAGAAGGCGATCACCTCCCGCTGGCTCGACCCGGCAGTGCACGGCGGTGTCGACCTCGGCTTCCCGTCGAACGGCTGA
- the iolB gene encoding 5-deoxy-glucuronate isomerase gives MANEQQQRDRWFIPAGSRPEAGWTDVVDGRVEGWTHTGLRTGALQDGGELRLPADAVERLVVPLAGSFTVAYDDTEQALEGRTGVFEGPTDVLYLGSGTAATITGSGRVAVAEAPTATVRPSTYIARVDVPVELRGTGQSSRQVHNFGTPAALDAVRFIVCEVITPAGNWSSYPPHKHDTNRPGEESDLEEIYYYEAAVARGVQAPEQADPFALHRTYASDDRPIDEFRQVRTGDIALVPYGWHGPAVAAPGYDMYYLNVMAGPDPERVWNITDDPAHGWVRQTWTSEPIDPRLPYEKEPSR, from the coding sequence ATGGCGAACGAACAGCAGCAGCGCGACCGCTGGTTCATCCCGGCGGGCTCCCGCCCCGAGGCGGGCTGGACCGACGTGGTCGACGGCCGCGTCGAGGGGTGGACGCACACCGGTCTGCGGACCGGCGCCCTGCAGGACGGGGGCGAGCTGCGCCTCCCGGCCGACGCGGTCGAGCGCCTCGTCGTCCCGCTCGCCGGCAGCTTCACCGTGGCGTACGACGACACCGAGCAGGCGCTCGAGGGACGCACCGGCGTCTTCGAGGGGCCGACCGACGTCCTCTACCTGGGGTCCGGCACCGCCGCGACGATCACCGGCTCCGGTCGTGTCGCCGTGGCCGAGGCGCCCACGGCGACGGTCCGGCCGAGCACGTACATCGCCCGCGTCGACGTCCCCGTGGAACTCCGCGGCACGGGGCAGTCGAGCCGGCAGGTGCACAACTTCGGGACCCCGGCCGCCCTCGACGCGGTGCGGTTCATCGTCTGCGAGGTGATCACGCCGGCCGGCAACTGGTCGTCGTACCCGCCGCACAAGCACGACACGAACCGCCCGGGCGAGGAGTCGGACCTCGAGGAGATCTACTACTACGAAGCCGCCGTGGCCCGTGGTGTGCAGGCTCCCGAGCAGGCCGACCCCTTCGCCCTGCACCGCACGTACGCCTCGGACGACCGGCCCATCGACGAGTTCCGCCAGGTGCGGACCGGGGACATCGCCCTCGTGCCGTACGGCTGGCACGGACCGGCCGTCGCGGCACCGGGCTACGACATGTACTACCTCAACGTCATGGCCGGACCGGACCCGGAGCGCGTCTGGAACATCACCGACGACCCCGCCCACGGGTGGGTCCGGCAGACGTGGACCTCGGAACCGATCGACCCGCGCCTGCCCTACGAGAAGGAGCCCTCCCGATGA
- the iolD gene encoding 3D-(3,5/4)-trihydroxycyclohexane-1,2-dione acylhydrolase (decyclizing), giving the protein MSQHAGPEQTRRMTVGQALVAFLANQWTVDGDHRERTIPGIFGIFGHGNVAGLGQAIKQLHVDQPGLLPYHQARNEQAMVHQAVGFARMHRRRATFASTASVGPGAANMLTGAALATTNRLPALLLPSDTFATRRTDPVLQQIEMPHDPSLQVTDAFRPLSRFFDRVERPEQLFPIALAAMRVLTDPAETGAVTIALPEDVQAEALDVPVTFLQPREWHVRRPLPERGPLARAVEAIRSAERPVVVAGGGVLYSGAEDELAAFVETTGIPVGTSQAGGGSLVWDHPQYLGGIGATGTAAANAIAARADVVIGIGTRYSDFTTASRTAFQDPDVTFVNVNVAAFDAHKHGSQLPLVADAREALVALTEMLTAGSSDAPSYAVSAGYAAEVASRKQEWDAVVDAASVPSGRAVPGQSEIIGAVRAATDPRDVVVQAAGSLPGDLHKLWRVRDPLGYHVEYAFSCMGYEIAGGIGVRRGAPDRDAIVLVGDGSYLMLHTELVTAVAEGIKVVVVLVQNDGYASIGRLSETVGSERYGTEYRYRDDTGSFENDEVLPVDLAANARSYGVDVIEVRPGPDVIADLTAAVRQAKANDHTTLVHVHADPLAPAPEGDGWWDVPVAETSTLPSTRRARAEYEQQVASQRPLLG; this is encoded by the coding sequence ATGAGCCAGCACGCCGGCCCGGAGCAGACCCGTCGGATGACCGTCGGTCAGGCGCTCGTCGCGTTCCTGGCGAACCAGTGGACCGTCGACGGTGATCACCGCGAGCGCACGATCCCGGGGATCTTCGGCATCTTCGGGCACGGCAACGTCGCCGGTCTCGGGCAGGCGATCAAGCAGCTCCACGTCGACCAGCCCGGCCTGCTGCCGTACCACCAGGCCCGCAACGAGCAGGCGATGGTGCACCAGGCCGTCGGGTTCGCCCGGATGCACCGCCGCCGGGCGACCTTCGCGTCGACGGCCTCGGTCGGCCCCGGCGCGGCGAACATGCTCACCGGCGCCGCGCTCGCGACGACCAACCGGCTGCCCGCGCTCCTGCTGCCGTCGGACACCTTCGCCACCCGCAGGACCGATCCGGTGCTGCAGCAGATCGAGATGCCGCACGACCCGTCGCTGCAGGTGACGGACGCGTTCCGGCCGCTGTCGCGGTTCTTCGACCGCGTCGAACGGCCCGAGCAGCTGTTCCCGATCGCGCTCGCCGCGATGCGGGTGCTCACCGACCCGGCCGAGACCGGCGCCGTGACGATCGCCCTGCCCGAGGACGTCCAGGCCGAAGCGCTCGACGTGCCGGTGACGTTCCTGCAACCGCGCGAGTGGCACGTCCGGCGTCCGCTGCCGGAACGCGGACCGCTGGCCCGTGCGGTCGAGGCGATCCGGAGCGCCGAGCGTCCCGTGGTCGTGGCCGGTGGTGGCGTGCTCTACTCGGGTGCCGAGGACGAACTCGCGGCCTTCGTCGAGACGACGGGCATCCCCGTCGGCACCTCGCAGGCGGGCGGCGGCTCGCTCGTCTGGGACCACCCGCAGTACCTCGGCGGCATCGGGGCGACGGGGACGGCTGCGGCGAACGCGATCGCCGCACGGGCCGACGTCGTGATCGGCATCGGCACGCGGTACAGCGACTTCACCACGGCGTCCCGGACGGCGTTCCAGGACCCCGACGTGACCTTCGTCAACGTGAACGTCGCCGCGTTCGACGCCCACAAGCACGGCTCGCAGCTGCCGCTGGTCGCGGACGCCCGGGAGGCGCTGGTCGCGCTGACCGAGATGCTCACGGCAGGTTCGTCGGACGCCCCGTCGTACGCCGTCTCCGCCGGGTACGCCGCCGAGGTCGCGTCGCGGAAGCAGGAGTGGGACGCCGTCGTCGACGCCGCGTCCGTGCCGTCCGGACGCGCGGTCCCGGGCCAGTCGGAGATCATCGGCGCGGTCCGGGCGGCGACGGACCCGCGCGACGTCGTGGTCCAGGCAGCCGGCTCGCTGCCCGGCGACCTGCACAAGCTCTGGCGGGTCCGCGACCCGCTCGGGTACCACGTCGAGTACGCCTTCTCGTGCATGGGCTACGAGATCGCCGGCGGCATCGGTGTGCGACGCGGCGCCCCGGACCGCGACGCGATCGTCCTCGTCGGCGACGGTTCGTACCTGATGCTGCACACCGAGCTGGTGACGGCGGTCGCCGAGGGCATCAAGGTCGTCGTCGTGCTCGTGCAGAACGACGGCTACGCGTCGATCGGCCGCCTGTCCGAGACCGTCGGTTCCGAGCGCTACGGCACGGAGTACCGCTACCGGGACGACACCGGGTCGTTCGAGAACGACGAGGTGCTGCCCGTCGACCTCGCCGCGAACGCGCGCTCCTACGGCGTCGACGTGATCGAGGTCCGCCCCGGCCCGGACGTGATCGCCGACCTGACCGCGGCCGTGCGGCAGGCCAAGGCGAACGACCACACCACGCTGGTGCACGTGCACGCCGACCCGCTCGCCCCCGCCCCCGAGGGTGACGGCTGGTGGGACGTCCCCGTCGCCGAGACCTCGACCCTGCCGAGCACCCGGCGGGCCCGCGCCGAGTACGAGCAGCAGGTCGCGTCGCAGCGCCCCCTGCTCGGCTGA
- a CDS encoding sugar phosphate isomerase/epimerase family protein: MTDTADTAATDAAAAPAAIRIGTAPDSWGVWFPDDPGQVPWQRFLDEAAAAGYTWIELGPYGYLPTDPAQLSDELESRGLRLSAGTVFTGFHKGDDQFQRAWDQAVAVAGLASALGARHLVTIPDLWRSDATGAVLESRTLTDEQWERLGRGHDQLGKALLEEFGVRQQFHTHADSHVGTYRETVRFLEETDPRYTNLCLDTGHFAYYGGDNLRMIAEHPERIGYLHLKQVDTELLFDVLKNDVPFATAVAQGIMTEPPHGTPELAPVIEAVARIDPDVFGIVEQDMYGCSVDAPGPIAERTVQHILESTASARVR, from the coding sequence ATGACCGACACCGCCGACACCGCTGCCACCGACGCAGCGGCCGCCCCCGCCGCGATCCGCATCGGTACCGCCCCCGACTCCTGGGGCGTCTGGTTCCCGGACGACCCGGGCCAGGTGCCGTGGCAGCGCTTCCTCGACGAGGCCGCAGCAGCCGGCTACACGTGGATCGAGCTCGGTCCGTACGGGTACCTGCCCACCGATCCGGCGCAGCTGTCCGACGAGCTCGAGTCCCGCGGCCTCCGGCTGTCCGCCGGCACGGTCTTCACCGGGTTCCACAAGGGTGACGACCAGTTCCAGCGGGCGTGGGACCAGGCGGTCGCGGTCGCCGGGCTCGCGTCGGCGCTCGGTGCCCGGCACCTCGTGACGATCCCGGACCTCTGGCGCTCGGACGCGACCGGTGCGGTGCTCGAGTCGCGGACCCTGACCGACGAGCAGTGGGAGCGCCTCGGCAGGGGACACGACCAGCTGGGCAAGGCGCTGCTCGAGGAGTTCGGCGTCCGCCAGCAGTTCCACACGCACGCCGACAGCCACGTCGGCACGTACCGCGAGACCGTGCGCTTCCTCGAGGAGACCGACCCGCGGTACACGAACCTGTGCCTGGACACCGGGCACTTCGCCTACTACGGCGGCGACAACCTCCGCATGATCGCCGAACACCCGGAGCGCATCGGCTACCTCCACCTCAAGCAGGTCGACACCGAGCTGCTGTTCGACGTGCTCAAGAACGACGTGCCCTTCGCGACGGCCGTGGCGCAGGGCATCATGACCGAGCCGCCGCACGGCACCCCCGAGCTCGCCCCGGTCATCGAGGCCGTCGCCCGGATCGACCCGGACGTCTTCGGCATCGTCGAGCAGGACATGTACGGGTGCTCGGTCGACGCCCCCGGCCCGATCGCCGAGCGCACCGTCCAGCACATCCTCGAGTCGACCGCCTCGGCGCGCGTCCGCTGA
- a CDS encoding Gfo/Idh/MocA family protein: protein MSTTENLRVAVVGAGAMGSDHVRRITSTIAGADVVAVVDPDTARATATAERAPGALTAASFEDALDATPIDAVLVATPGFLHEPVLVPAIERGLAVLCEKPLTTSAEDSLRIVELEQARSDRPRIQVGFMRRFDKGYQELRALRESGTNGALLALHHAHRNPTTPPNFSESMLIHDSVIHEIDIIPFLTGEPIVAVEVKKPRRNSLGPVDLPEPQFVLFTTASGTMAIVEINVNAQFGYQVTTDAVFESGVAYIGRETTMNVVSAGVSGQGVTPSFVERFGAAYDEEVQRWVDAARTGGIDGPSAWDGYTASVVAEVAVRAQQTGALEHVTYATAKPAFYDTTPDA from the coding sequence GTGAGCACCACCGAGAACCTCCGCGTCGCCGTCGTCGGAGCCGGCGCGATGGGCAGCGACCACGTCCGTCGCATCACGTCCACGATCGCCGGCGCAGACGTCGTCGCCGTCGTCGACCCGGACACCGCCCGGGCCACCGCCACCGCCGAGCGGGCACCGGGGGCGCTCACCGCAGCGTCGTTCGAGGACGCCCTCGACGCGACGCCGATCGATGCCGTGCTCGTCGCGACGCCCGGGTTCCTGCACGAGCCCGTCCTCGTTCCGGCGATCGAGCGTGGTCTCGCCGTCCTGTGCGAGAAACCCCTCACCACGAGCGCGGAGGACTCCCTGCGCATCGTCGAGCTCGAGCAGGCGAGGTCCGACCGCCCACGGATCCAGGTCGGCTTCATGCGTCGCTTCGACAAGGGGTACCAGGAGCTCCGGGCACTCCGCGAGTCCGGCACGAACGGCGCGCTGCTCGCCCTGCACCACGCGCACCGCAACCCGACGACGCCGCCGAACTTCAGCGAGTCGATGCTCATCCACGACTCGGTCATCCACGAGATCGACATCATCCCGTTCCTCACGGGCGAGCCGATCGTCGCGGTCGAGGTGAAGAAGCCCCGCAGGAACTCGCTCGGACCGGTCGACCTGCCGGAGCCGCAGTTCGTGCTGTTCACCACCGCGTCGGGCACCATGGCGATCGTCGAGATCAACGTCAACGCGCAGTTCGGGTACCAGGTGACGACCGACGCCGTGTTCGAGTCCGGCGTCGCGTACATCGGGCGCGAGACGACGATGAACGTCGTGTCGGCCGGTGTCTCGGGCCAGGGCGTCACCCCGTCCTTCGTCGAGCGCTTCGGCGCCGCGTACGACGAGGAGGTCCAGCGCTGGGTGGACGCTGCCCGCACCGGGGGCATCGACGGGCCGAGCGCCTGGGACGGCTACACGGCGTCGGTCGTCGCCGAGGTCGCCGTGCGGGCGCAGCAGACCGGCGCCCTCGAGCACGTGACCTACGCCACCGCGAAGCCCGCGTTCTACGACACGACGCCTGACGCCTGA
- a CDS encoding tautomerase family protein, with the protein MPLVRIDLVTGRTPEQVRAVADAIHTAIVAEYGIPERDRFQVITEHPAQQIIAQDAGLGFERTEGVVMVQVFTQGGRSDEAKQGLYRAVHDRLAEVGVASEDVFIGYVENGPQDWSFGFGRAQYVTGELGVPSAG; encoded by the coding sequence ATGCCGCTCGTCCGCATCGATCTCGTCACCGGTCGCACCCCGGAGCAGGTGCGTGCCGTCGCCGACGCGATCCACACCGCCATCGTCGCCGAGTACGGCATCCCCGAGCGCGACCGGTTCCAGGTGATCACCGAGCACCCGGCGCAGCAGATCATCGCGCAGGACGCCGGTCTCGGCTTCGAGCGGACCGAGGGCGTCGTCATGGTCCAGGTCTTCACCCAGGGCGGTCGGAGCGACGAGGCGAAGCAGGGTCTCTACCGCGCCGTGCACGACCGGCTCGCCGAGGTCGGCGTCGCGAGCGAGGACGTCTTCATCGGCTACGTGGAGAACGGGCCGCAGGACTGGTCGTTCGGGTTCGGCCGCGCCCAGTACGTGACCGGCGAGCTCGGCGTCCCCTCCGCCGGCTGA
- a CDS encoding GntR family transcriptional regulator produces MTNEGQLPSDFSTDLDRSGPVPLYFQVASRLEEAIRSGAMPPGARLENEIALGERLGLSRPTIRRAIQDLVDKGLLVRRRGIGTQVVHGPVTRKVELTSLYDDLAQGSQAPATTLLERTDLPASDVVAEALGTAPGTPVVHIRRVRFAEDVPMAILENFLPPEFTAITDEDLRTHGLYQLLRGRGVTMRVAKQRIGARAATDDEASLLEIEDGDPVLTMSRTAYDASGRAVEYGMHCYRPDRYSFEVTLVDK; encoded by the coding sequence ATGACCAACGAGGGCCAGCTGCCGTCCGACTTCTCCACGGACCTGGACCGCTCCGGGCCGGTGCCGCTGTACTTCCAGGTCGCATCGCGGCTCGAGGAGGCGATCCGCTCCGGCGCGATGCCGCCCGGCGCACGGCTCGAGAACGAGATCGCCCTCGGCGAGCGACTCGGGCTCTCGCGCCCGACGATCCGCCGAGCCATCCAGGACCTGGTCGACAAGGGGCTGCTCGTCCGTCGTCGAGGGATCGGCACGCAGGTCGTGCACGGCCCCGTGACGCGCAAGGTGGAGCTGACGAGCCTGTACGACGACCTCGCGCAGGGCTCGCAGGCACCGGCGACCACGCTGCTCGAGCGCACGGACCTGCCGGCGAGCGACGTCGTCGCCGAGGCCCTCGGCACCGCCCCGGGCACGCCGGTCGTCCACATCCGCCGCGTCCGCTTCGCCGAGGACGTCCCGATGGCGATCCTCGAGAACTTCCTGCCGCCCGAGTTCACGGCGATCACCGACGAGGACCTGCGGACGCACGGGCTGTACCAGCTGCTCCGCGGCCGGGGTGTCACGATGCGGGTCGCGAAGCAACGGATCGGGGCACGGGCGGCCACCGACGACGAGGCCTCGCTGCTCGAGATCGAGGACGGTGACCCGGTCCTGACGATGAGCCGCACGGCGTACGACGCGTCGGGCCGGGCGGTGGAGTACGGGATGCACTGCTACCGCCCGGACCGCTACTCGTTCGAGGTCACCCTCGTCGACAAGTAG
- a CDS encoding exonuclease domain-containing protein produces MSEPRATIEGVPLNFTAIDFETANSSPASACSVGLVKVRGGRVVERASWFIQPPQGHDAFLEWNTRIHGIVATDVVGAKGWAEQYRDIVAFAEGDVLVAHNARFDMGVIAGGCSATGTELAQHHSLCSLQVARKTYTLDSYRLPMAARAAGYEGFQHHDAAADAEACAAIVVHAAGQHGCDTVEALGAATRVHIAPVRPRTEQPRAAAQPRLSNRPMIFAD; encoded by the coding sequence ATGTCGGAACCCCGTGCGACCATCGAGGGCGTGCCGTTGAACTTCACCGCGATCGACTTCGAGACCGCGAACAGCTCCCCCGCGAGCGCCTGCTCCGTCGGACTCGTCAAGGTCCGCGGCGGCCGCGTGGTCGAGCGGGCCTCCTGGTTCATCCAGCCACCGCAGGGCCACGACGCGTTCCTCGAGTGGAACACCCGCATCCACGGCATCGTCGCGACGGACGTGGTCGGGGCGAAGGGGTGGGCCGAGCAGTACCGGGACATCGTGGCGTTCGCCGAGGGGGACGTCCTGGTCGCGCACAACGCCCGGTTCGACATGGGTGTGATCGCCGGCGGCTGCTCGGCGACCGGCACGGAACTGGCGCAGCACCACTCGCTGTGCTCGCTCCAGGTGGCGCGCAAGACCTACACGCTCGACTCCTACCGACTCCCGATGGCGGCCCGCGCGGCCGGGTACGAGGGCTTCCAGCACCACGACGCCGCTGCCGACGCCGAGGCCTGCGCCGCGATCGTCGTGCACGCCGCGGGGCAGCACGGGTGCGACACGGTCGAGGCGCTCGGTGCGGCCACCCGGGTGCACATCGCGCCGGTGCGACCGCGGACGGAGCAGCCCCGTGCGGCAGCCCAGCCGCGGCTGTCGAACCGTCCGATGATCTTCGCCGACTGA